attgcttgccatctaggggagagagtgatggggaggagaaaatctgaaacacaaggctatgcaagggtgaatgttgtcaaattatctatgcattgttttaaaaatttataaattataacaaattattattgtttattataacttaatatacaatataataaaaatcaataattataaagaaaaaaaatctaagtctACATAGTGCAAAATAAGAAGACACAGTGTATATGAAGACTACAATAGCATAATGATTACTGAAAGGCTTATTCTGGTCAATGCAGTGACCAATGGTGGTAATTACAGAGAAGTGGCTGTGAATAAGTTTCTCAAATTTCAGGAAAAGGAGTTAtttgtataaaatgagaatttgcaaacatgacaaatgtgttgattttttttgattGTCCACTGAGAAATAAcagtgaagaggaaaaaaaaaaaaaatctaacactaTAATCCAATTAAGTTGATTTAGGGAATTTCAAATATGCCTGACTAGATGAAGTGGCTTTTATGACAAAATGGTAAAAATGAACTGAGAAGAGTTACAATTATTTTTGATTCATAATTATACTAGTTTAGGGTAAAAACATCATTGATATATTTTAGTCATATCAAAATAAAGACTATTACTTTAGGCAAAGTTTAATTATTACTAACATTTGAAAATTGTTAagtagtctttttaaaaatcattaattaataCAGTTTAAAAAAGAAGTAACTCAGAAAAAGTTCTTttacagaaaatacaaaatattactgGGGTTGACTTTCACAAGTAGTGTTTATAATATTGGTGTCTAAGCTTAAAATATGAGGCACAGGGATTGACTATATCTAAATATCTAACAAAGGGCAGAAGAAAGGGCTGGCAGTCAAAAGAGCAAATTTCaaaatggagaaagggaaagaaagaaaattttttgcATACTTACCAAGGGTTTGATATAAGAAGGGATACAATAGAGGAAGATTAGCAACAGATACTTAGTggttcaaaagaggaaaaatatgtaaGAAGAGAGCTATTAAGAAAACCTATGATCTCACATAATCATGCCTTTTCTACATGTGTATATGAATAATAATCAAGATGCTAATGAAAAGGAGATGAATTTGACCTTACATATCTCACTCAGAATTCATGGAATAAGACCtaatgaatgaaattttaaatactCATACCCACAACACTCACAAGGAAAGTAGAGCAATATTACAGATTAAGATTATTCATGTGTCAAAATTCAGGAACAAGAAAGAGGTAATAACTTATGTGGATGAAGATCAATGTAATGATGACACCTCAGAGGTCTTACCAAtaagaaaaggaacaaagtaaATTACTTTAACTCTTATTTTACTTGATATAGTCCCTAGAAttgctataataaataataacagcaaaagtaataaaaaaaaaaaactgagaaaaacaagcaTAATCAATCAAGAAACCAAGTTATTGCCTTTTACAAATGATTATATAGAGAGCCctgaaaattcaaataaagattaaatgaacAATTAATCACTTCAGTAGGATAAACCCACAAATTAAGGTTTCTATATGTTAGTGAAGAGAACTTagaagaatacaaaaataaattcctttcacAATagccaacaaaataaacaaaatacccAAGGCTTACTatgaaatatataagaattatatTAACATAAGAATAAAGCAggctagggcagctaggtggcgcagtagatagagcaccagctctgaattcaggaggaccagagttcaaatatggtctcagacacttaacacttcctagcactgtgaccctgggcaagtcacttaaccccagcctcaaaaaaaaaaaaaacaaggcagGCTTTACATAGAGGAAGAGATAATTGCTGCTCATGATAAATTTACTAAGTGTTAAACCAGTATGCTAAAAAGTTATTGTATCTGACAAAATTCAAGAATCTCAAggtaaataaaactagaagaaaagacCTAATAATTTTCATGATTCAAAGTGACAAGGAAGAATTCTTGaccaaatataataaatgaccataaaagataaaatgcatgtgattacataaaattgaaaacttttatacaaacaaaattatttcaagtagtaCTCAAAGGGGaggtatttatttattgttttcacttaaatagttttcttaattttggaGACAATTGgggcaaagtgacttgtccagaatcacatatctaataagtgtctgagacctaaTTTAAActagttttctttatttaaagGGAGGGTAATGATTCTGTTATGGTTTGAATGACATTGCATCAGAGAGTCTTTATACCTTGAATGTATGTGGTGGCATTTTAATAAAGCTTTATTTACTTGAACttgaataaagttttatttttgtatcagaTTTTACTCTATCTAAAATTTTACCTTTGAAGAATTCTCCAGGGTAATCAGGAGGTGGTGATACCATTGGGGAATCTAGGTTCACAATAGATTTCATAACAATTTCCAAAGCATTTCTACCATActggagggaaaagaaataaaaagaaaaaacttctaaGTACTTATATCTTGTATAAAGTAAGAATTTTGCTGTATGACACATTATGGAATCTCTCAATCAGGGATATAACAAGTATAACTAACTTCCAACTAATTTTGAAAGCAATGTtaattcttgggttctcagtcatggatatatatatatatatatatatatatatatatatatagagagagagagagagagagatagagaattcCAAGTCTACATggtataagaaaagaaagagttttAATGTAACATTTAGATTCTTACATTGGCCCCAAAACTGTAACTGAATGAACACCAAATTATACTGGTTTAAATGCATGTTTATCAATATGTTTTCCTGACATacatattttaagaattatataCTCTTTTTATTCTAAATAGACCACTAGTTTTCTGTTCAAggaaatttttgctttttatttttttttaaagtacaatttcAAACTacgtacaaaaatgtttaaatacaGAGATTATCGGCAAAATATACCTTGTTATCAAAGTTGAACCTGCTCAAATCTCGAGATTCTGTTGCTCTACGGTCACCATGTGTGAGTGCCCCCTATCAAAAACACAATTGCAAAAACATAGTCCAGTCTCTTTTACTAGAAGGCAGCCACATAGAAACCATCATATTCTTTAAATAATACCAAAAAAGGACTTCACAGGAACTTACCAAGCTCTCCAGTCTTTTAGCAACTATAGATGCAAATCTTTGTTCTCCAGCCAATTCAGAAATTAGAAATACATATTCTGGAGCAGTAACTTGGTTTGATCTATGAGTTCTTCCTGCATTTGTGGGGGGGGGAAGTAAATGATCTTGTTTATTTGGTAAGATTATTAGGATTGATTTTAAGCTTCTATAGAAGTTGACATTCTCTAGAActgaaacagtaagaaaaaagcTCAAGCTAAAATTCATTTGTTACTGGTCTACCAGCACACTGAGCAAGGAGATTTGCAGCAGAAAGAGCACTGCTCTGTTAACAGGAAttcattcaaataaataaaaatgcagtcTTTGTCACTCTCTCATTGGAAATCTGAAATGAGCTGAAAAGGCAGGATAGTAATCATCTGGGAAATTGAGGGTCTAAGTAAGACTTCAGTTTACTGACTTATCAATCTATTAGGGAACCATAAATTAAAATATGGCTAAATTTACACACTTTAACAATTAAGGGCATAAAGTTAATTGTGCAGTTACTTTAATATGCCAATTGAAGATAGAATATAGTTATAACTCACCAAACTGCTGAATAGCTCTATCAGCactccaaggcaattccaaagtcATATGTACTCTTCGCCTCTGATTTTTAGCTCGACGGTCTGCTTGTAATGAAATACCTGAACTGGCTGCTTCTGAGATAATAGCGATATTCTAAatcaaataaacacaaaatataaataatctcTGCAAACAAAAAGAGGATGTAGCACCTTGACTATTTAATGAGGAgatatcaaatacaaaatctccAAAAGAATTTTACCTACACTTATGAAATCTGTGTTTGAAATTATATTTAGCCATATATGTAAGCAAACTTCatattcaaaaatagaaaatgatcgATTACTGTCATCTACTTTAAACTCTGGCCTCCCGCCAATAAAGGCACTAAATTATCATCATCTTTGTCCAAATCATACTTGTCTAATGTGattcaagaaagaaatttttatatcattttcttgttagcAATGCCTAATAGTTACATTAAcaacaagctggagaagaaatcTGTTCTTAATTATCTTAAATTTGTTAAAAGTTGTCATGATTCAAGATCTTTCCAGAAATAGTGTAATAGCCATCCAAATTTATAAATTGTCCCTTATCAGAAAATATCCTCATAGCAAATGGCATTTGGATATAATATACCCAGGCAAATAAAACAAACCCAAAGTTCAGTAAcatgaggtttgcaaagcactctcTATATAATGCCATTTGACCTAAACAaagcctatttttaaaatgctcactTTATACTTAAGGAAATTGTTGGTTCAAGTTTacatgacttgcttaggatcacaggATTCAAACCCATCTTGACTCCACAGAGATCTCTAATAGCTAGTTAAATCAGATCACCAATTTTAAATGGCAAAGGTGAATAGGGTTATGTGAAATGCTTGGGAAAAGTCATTCCTGGATTCTCTTTGGCTTAATGGAGAAGTAacagttttaagttttatatatagCATCTAATGAAAATATTCCAAAGAGCATAAAAAgcacaacaaaattattttaaagaattatagtaGATATGTTCTATTACagcattatttggaaaaatatataactACCAATGCCACACAAGCCATATTTGATAGTAAAATCTGTCCAGTTAAAATTACTCCCTGAGATTTAGGTAATGTGTCTTTCCTCTAAATTTTCCATGAAACTTGCCTTATTCCCATCCATGAATCTCTGCTTCTCTGTGATGTTTAGAATTTCCACGGGCACATCAGCTTCAGACCTTGACTCATAAGATATGCTTCCATCATCATTGCTTACAACTCTCCCCTTTCGGCCAGTCATCTGAAGGAGTACAAAGTGGTACTTTTGTCTCAATTACTATCAACTAAGAGAActcatatttattatatgacCAAGAGTCAACCCAAACCCAAAGTCACAGAGGAAGGAGTCACACCCACTTCACTCTAGATCCAGTACAGTTCCTACTACTAAAATCCTAAGAAATGTCAAAATTTCCCTAATACACAGAACAAAGTCTTAGTTTAATTACCTCAGCCACATTTTCTGGACCACCCAGCTCATCGATAAGTTCATCCAGTGTATTAGGAGGAAGATCTTCAGCTAATTTTTCCAATTTGTCCAGCAAATCTTTCTTCATCTGCTGGGCTCTTTCAACAGCATCCTGACTTGTTACAAGACTGTtgctgttactattactattagcTATATCAGAAAGTCAATAAAATCAGtattaagcttttttttattattatacttaaaATACTTCATATATTTCCTCTGTAGAAAAATCATAACCATACCTTGTGTGTTATTGGGAGTAGTGACaagagatgtagaagaaaaaCTTGGTCGTTTTGATCCCAGACCTGACGCTAATAAGGCACTTTGAATAGAATCTGGatcaatactttttttcttttttttctctttgcttttcttgTGGTCTTTTCTGATTAACCAAGGATCTGAATATAAGAAGAAatcaattcaaaattaaatgaaattaaatttgttaGCACATGAGTTTGAGAGTTGTGCAGGATGGTAAAGGATTACTTACACAAAATCACTGgtaaaaactatatttaaaacaCGAGAACCAAATAATACTCTAGGGTCAACTTTTACTTGCCATTTTATTATTACActgcataaatttttaaaaagttcaaacatgacaatattattttttaatgttttaaggaGTAAGAAAATGTTAACTTGCCATCTTCATCATCTTCACTAGATTCATCTCGAAATGGGTTAAAATCATCGTCATCTCCAGAACTCATGTTTTTTGAGCTCTCATAGTCAGTTTCTTCATTATCAGAGGCATCAGATTCACTTCCACTATCATCAGAACTGCTTCCAGTAAGGCCACCAACTTTCCGTGCTTTTTTGGCCTCTCTGCTGATTTCTTCCCCTATGTTGCACCGTAAAACAAAATGAGTTGtcataaaacatatattttttaaattcccaaacATCAGATTCAAGTCAGAATATCATAATCCACATGtacttatttattaaatacctagtgTGTCCTAGCTctgtgttggggatacaaaactGAAACAGAACAGCCTCTATTCTCATGCAATTCCTATGTATTCTTGTACAGAAATGGAATCCTGAACATTTGTCTTACTGAAGTAATGTTTGCTACATTAAAATCTATGTGCCAAACAAACCATCATATAGAAACTTCTCTTTGAAAAATTCAGTGAAGAAGTAAAATACTTAttcatcttaaaggaagaaacagTAAATTCTAAATAATGACCAACTACTAGTTTTGAGAAGGACTAAACATCATTATTAATGGACTCACAAATTTGAATAGTTTAAATGATGAAAATGtaataaaactatatttcaaCCAAACCAAGTTCTAaaatagtcatttttcatttcccAGTTAACATGTAGAAAAACACAATGTTGGCTAATGCAGATGGACAACAAGATCTGTTGAGGAAATCTTTTATCACCTGAGGCCATGTTGGGAGGGGGGGTGAGGGAGGAGAAAGTGAGTTTGGGAATGATGAGATTTGTCTTTTTCATAGGTACAGTAAACTTCCTCAAGGGATAGAGATCACATTCATATTATATAACTTAAAGAGTTGCTGGAAGCAATGATTTTTTCTAAAGTCACAAAATCTACTACTTAACAGAAGGAAAACTTGAATGTATGTGTTCATGAGTGTAAAGCTAGTACTTAATAGTCACTACTGTCAAGCTGTCTTGCTAAGCAAGAACCTTAAAAAGAAAATGGTGGTTATCTGACCCTCAAATTGAGTACTTTGGGAGGACTTGGCAAAGTATACTTCCTGATTGGACTATCAGAATCTAATACAGAAGTTTTGCCTAAGGttataaaatacaatacaacataagATAACAGGAcacataaattaattttgttcCCATACTTTTCAGCTAATTTCATTGTTTAAAATTCTGAAAGCTCTACCATGACAGGATTCTTTTATTTTAGAGTtatcaataatcaataataatcaaTATACTGAAAACTAGTAAGTAAAACTGGATTTTTACTGGCAGGATGACACTGGTTCAGGTCCATTTTTTAGAAAGCTGGATTCAGTACATGATAAAAAGATCTAGGGTTAACATCTGTGAAGAATGTTTTCATAATACCTCCAATTAAGAACTATTTGCTTCtgaagttcccccccccccactgaggctggggttaagtgacttgcccagggtcacacagctaggcagtgttaagtgtctgagaccaaatttgaactcacgtcctgaattcaaggctggtgatctatccactgcaccacctagctgcctccctgcTTCTAAAGTTTATCATTTCCCAATGCTCAAATTCCTATAAGCATTAGAGAAGAGCACAAACCTACCTTTgcgtttctttattttattctctttacaAGGACTATCTCTGGGTGAGCTGTTGTTACTCTGAGCAGTCAAATCAATTCCGAGCAAACTAAAGAGCTTCTTTCTATCTGGAGCTGGAAAGTGTTTTTCGATGAGTGACTGTAATACCCCTCTGTTtaaggaatagaaaaagagaaaaataataaaactaaaaaaaaaaaaaaaaaaaaaaactggaactctaTTATATCCTAATAACATGTTACTAACTTAgtaggaaaaaatacatatatatttagtattttcttataaattaagagttAATCAATCACTCCGATCCTTTATATTCAACAAAGTTAAGGTGAAATACATCacgacatttttaaaaaaatatgtaaaaatgtacCAGGAGAAATGATATATTCCCTCCCAGGTAATATTTCACGCATCAAGCAATGTTCTCCATTAAAAGCAAActacttttaataaataaaatcagccTCATAAAAAATACTTTTACAATACTAATTCAAGGTAAGAGAAGCTAGGTATGGAAACCAGAAAAGactatttcattaattttgttattggaGTTGCTACCAGGAGAAATGAGTTGTGGTCACTATATTTTTTGGTATTGATttacaaggttaaaaaaaaaaataccataaagATAAACAGAACATTACTTTTCTAACAAGTGTTAGAGGAAACCATTTTAGTTACTGAACAATTCACATATATACAGAttaaaaagttcaaaaagaaaaatgaagacattaCTTGGCTGTTGACacaaagtcatttaattctcCTCCACCCTCTTCTAGGGCTTCTAAAGTTCGAGCTTCTCCTGTTGACTGCAGACCAATGACAACAcactggagaaaggagaaaatagattaaataaaagataaaaatataaaagtttgaAACAAAGTAGGAATGTATGATTAAACTTTGATAAGAGACATGGTTTCTTATAAAAGGTATTAtaatacaataacaaaaatttgtttgtgttttgaaatgaaaagaattcttCCAGATTGTTTAGTCAGACGATGAAAATGAAACTTCATCacaatttctgccatacaaattaaGGTCTTTTAGTCTAAATCTTTCAATAACTTACTTTTCCATTCTTGATTTCTTCTCGAGCTAGCTGTACAACTCTCTTGACTTTGGATGCTATACACAGGTATTTGAAAAACCTCTGATGAGCAGACCAGAACTGCCCCCACATAGATTTCTTCATTCGCTGCTCTGCATCTATAAGATCAGCGGCTTGCTGAAATCTCTCTCTAGCATTTACCCACTAAATTAAAGGAAATATCAATAGTTTACATATTATACAATTAAAAGAGAAActgtttttcaaataaagatcCTCAAAAACGTTTCAGACTACATCTGAAAACAAAGAATCAACAACAGAGTCAACTTTTCCTCTATTGTTTTCTAGTTTACATAGAATATAGttggaaaaaatactctaaactTTAGACAATCATAAGGCTGATGGGTATGAATAGGTTTTCAAACTGTTAACTCAATAAGAGGAAACTTAAAagcttctaaaaataaaatagtatagttACTGATTTAGTAACCAGTCAtccaagtatttttctttttcatagtgaTGGTAATTAtagttgtttttaaagaaaattaaatctatttaacCATTTTAGATATCATGTGGGCAGATGATTTTTACCACACTAACCAATATATTTGAAagaacatgaatttttaaaaaatactaggaAAAGCTAAGCTTACCAGTTTTACTGCCTTATTATACATTCTAACATAGCTCTGAGAAAGGAGAACTTCTTCAATTTTGAAGGTCACACCAGTAAAGCTCAATTGCCTGGCAATGTACATGCCTCTCAGCTTCATATCCATAGCAACTATTTCCATGGCACCGACACCTCTGAAAAACACCAACACAAAGTAACTCAGTAGCATAGAGtaaaaacttaatagaaaatggttttcatttctaaaaatgacaaaatggaatCTTCTATACTTTTTTACCTTCGTTCTACAGCCTGAATGAAATCACTGAATTCTCTAAATGGGGTTCCTTCACCCCATATTCCAAGCCGGTTCATATAGGCCATGTTTCTTGGTTCAGAAGCacctttgggaaaaaaaacaaacaaaccaagtcCCCAACCCCAAGCATTAGTGTTATGGCAAGGGTAGTATAGGGAAGAGAATAGGAATGCTGGTGGTAATAAACACATACCAGTGGCGCTGGCATAAACCACTCTGGCTCGTGGCAGTTTGTTCTGCAGTTCTAGTACAGCTAAGCCTGTCTTAGTTGGCTTTGAAGAACCAACAGGACATAAGTTCTTAGCTTTGTGGCATTCATCAAATACTATCTATAAGATTGAGTCAAGGAAGAATACAAAAATCAGGATTCCCAGGCTTTGGGGGAAGAAGACCTATACATTGACATTTTTCACCAGGGAAGGAATATAAAGGTTGGAAagtcaattaaataaaatttcccctacttGCCTTGGGACCTAatcaagaaaagagagagaaagagtcagagacagagagaaaatgagaatagGAGATTGTGTCCACAAATGTCTTGGAGATATTCCaattaattcttctaaatatcaGATCTAGAAGTTTTCATAGAAGACCACTGAAACGCAGCTTATTTTGAGAATACACATAGGAATCAAATTACTTTTCTTAACATGATCAGGTTTCTATAAAGATAAGCTGATCTTGATCCACTgatagatcactgtattgctgagaaaagccaagtctaagataattccaaaagactcatgatagaaatttacatccacatgcagagaaagaactatgcagattaaagcatactgttttcaattcccccatccctttcccatggtttttcccttttgttctgatgtagaaatatatttaatatgattatatgtataatctatgtcagattgcttgtcatcttggggagggggaaagggaaaaggggttTGGAAATTTAGaatgattggaaaaaataaactatcaAGTGGGAGAAAATGTTCACCTTCATATTTACAGAATGCACATTTATATTTTCAGAGAACAACATATCTTTTGTTCACTTCTAGAACCAATGAACCTCTCCTTATATCCTTCCTATCATTTTACTTGGGAATACCATTTTAAGGTTTCTTTTTACATAAATAACCCGTTTAACTCCCCTTCTAATAAGTAAAGGATACCACTCCATCAAAATCATCACTGCACCAATGTAGAAGCTGCTTTAATCTTGTTTTGTATTTACCACCGGATTGACTTTCACCAATGAGAGAAGAATAAGTAGCAAAAATAACGCCCTTTTTTACACTTccattatgtttagaagaaatttttccatatttaaactagaagagaaaaaataattattattcacaATTAGCTTTAGAGaccaaaaaatttttacattcaacaTT
This sequence is a window from Sminthopsis crassicaudata isolate SCR6 chromosome 1, ASM4859323v1, whole genome shotgun sequence. Protein-coding genes within it:
- the SBNO1 gene encoding protein strawberry notch homolog 1; its protein translation is MVEPGQDLLLAALSESGISPNDLFDIDNGDPGLATPTPTPPVQQTQPPSTTTFVLNQINQLPTLGTTIVMTKTTPVTTTRQTITLTKIVQTGTNTRPSVSAPAVRNALTTTPSKDQIQLKDLLKNNSLNELMKLKPPANIAQPVATAATDVSNGTVKKEASNKEVARIWINDIKMRSFSPTMKVPVVKDEEEPEEEDEEEMGHAETYAEYMPIKLKIGLRHPDAVVETSSLSSVTPPDVWYKTSISEESIDNGWLSALQLEAITYAAQQHETFLPNGDRAGFLIGDGAGVGKGRTIAGIIYENYLLSRKRALWFSVSNDLKYDAERDLRDIGAKNISVHSLNKFKYGKISSKHNGSVKKGVIFATYSSLIGESQSGGKYKTRLKQLLHWCSDDFDGVIVFDECHKAKNLCPVGSSKPTKTGLAVLELQNKLPRARVVYASATGASEPRNMAYMNRLGIWGEGTPFREFSDFIQAVERRGVGAMEIVAMDMKLRGMYIARQLSFTGVTFKIEEVLLSQSYVRMYNKAVKLWVNARERFQQAADLIDAEQRMKKSMWGQFWSAHQRFFKYLCIASKVKRVVQLAREEIKNGKCVVIGLQSTGEARTLEALEEGGGELNDFVSTAKGVLQSLIEKHFPAPDRKKLFSLLGIDLTAQSNNSSPRDSPCKENKIKKRKGEEISREAKKARKVGGLTGSSSDDSGSESDASDNEETDYESSKNMSSGDDDDFNPFRDESSEDDEDDPWLIRKDHKKSKEKKKKKSIDPDSIQSALLASGLGSKRPSFSSTSLVTTPNNTQANSNSNSNSLVTSQDAVERAQQMKKDLLDKLEKLAEDLPPNTLDELIDELGGPENVAEMTGRKGRVVSNDDGSISYESRSEADVPVEILNITEKQRFMDGNKNIAIISEAASSGISLQADRRAKNQRRRVHMTLELPWSADRAIQQFGRTHRSNQVTAPEYVFLISELAGEQRFASIVAKRLESLGALTHGDRRATESRDLSRFNFDNKYGRNALEIVMKSIVNLDSPMVSPPPDYPGEFFKDVRQGLIGVGLINVEDRSGILTLDKDYNNIGKFLNRILGMEVHQQNALFQYFSDTLNAVIQNAKKNGRYDMGILDLGSGDEKVRKTDAKKFLTPGYSTSGHVELYTISVERGMSWEEATKIWAEQTGPDDGFYLSLQIRNNKKTAILVKEVNPKKKLFLVYRPNTGKQLKLETLADLKKKYKKVASDDALAHWLDQYNSSADTCTHAYWRGNCKKASLGLICEIGLRCRTYYVLCGSVLSVWTKVEGVLASVSGTNVKMQIVRLRTEDGQRIVGLIIPANCVSPLVNLLSTSDQSQQLAVQQKQIWQQHHPQSITNLSNL